AATTTTTTGGTTCGGGTTGTTCCAGCGATGACAGAAAGAATATTGTAGTATCAGCATTTAAAAATATGTTTCCCAATGCAAAACTATTTGTTGACCATGATATGTTAGGTGCTGCTTTAGCTGCATGTTTTAATTCTGCAGGCTTAGTAGCAATTTTGGGTACCGGTTCAAATATTGCTTTCTGGAATGGAACTCACATCCACCCTACCAATCATGGTTTAGGATACATTTTAGGCGATGAGGGCAGTGGAAGTTATTTTGGCCGGAAATTGATTACACATTTTTTATATGGTATCATGCCGGATGATTTATCGAAAAAGTTTTTTCAGAAATACAACATGAATAAGGAAATGGCCATTCATCATGTTTATCATCAGCCCGGAGCCAATGTATATCTTGCTTCTTTTTCAAAGTTTCTATCGGACGAAGCGCAACACCCCTATATTCAGACACTCATCTACAAGGGGCTGCTGGAGTTTGTTGAAACAAGTGTTTTGGCCTATCCACAGCACCAAAACTATCCTGTACATTTCATAGGAAGTATTGCTTTTCATTTTAAAACTATTTTAAAACAAATTGCCGATGAGAAAAAGTTCATGGTTGGCAAAATCATTGTTCGTCCGGTAGATGAATTACTGGCTTATTTTACACAGTCACCGGAAAAGTAAATACTTTATTAAGAAATGTGACGTTTAGTTAAAAAAACTGAACTTTCGATGGCTATAATACTTACTTTTATTCTAAATTCTGAAATAAATGAAAAAGCAAATCATTTTATTGGTATCCATTACCATCCTCTCAACAGGTTTTTATGCCTGTAAAAAAGAAGATCAACAAGCATTAGACGCCAAAACGAAACAGTTTAATGACGACTCCAACAATTTCAAAGCAGAGTCCGATCAGGCCGACAATGACGTTAACAACACCATTAACGAAATTCCTGCATTTGGGCGTGGAGCAGGTGTTTTATCCAGTCCATTATGTGGAGTAACTATTGACTCCTCTCAACTGGCACAGAAAATTTTGTTTTTCAATTTTGATGGTATCACACCTTGTTTTAGCCCATCGCGTACCCGCTCAGGACAGATTAAAGTACAACTCACAACCGGCTCCAACTGGCATATGGCAGGATCGGTGCTGACATTGACTTACAATAATTTTAAAATTACCAGGCTTAGTGATAACAAGTCTATCCTGTTTAATGGCACAAAAACCCTAACCAATGTCAATGGCCATAACTGGTTAACTTTTTTAGCAGGGACAAGCACTTTTAAATACAGAAGCAGAGCATATAATGTGAATGTGACATACAATGACGGTTCAACAGCTGTATGGAATCAAACCTGTATTACAGAGTGGTTATATACTCCTACAGGCAATCATGCGCCTTATCTCACTTTTACTTCAAATGGTGATTCTACTGTAAACTCTTATAGCAACTCCAGTATGTGGGGTACAAACAGATATGGAGAGGCTTTTACCACTTACTATACAACCCCCATTATATCGAATACTTATTGCGGATTGTGGCGACCCAATTCCGGAGAGCTGATACATCATGTCAACACAAGTGATTTTGCTTTAACATTAGGGGTTGATCAAAGTGGTAATGCCACTACTTTAAACTGTGCATACGGATATAAAGTATCTTGGACAATTAACGGCAACTCCAATTCTGTAGTTTTAAGTTATTAGGGACTATTTTAAAGTAATTTAAAAACAGAACCATTCCGTATGGTTCTGTTTTTATTTTTGCGCCATACATACAAACTATGGCATTACAAGAAGAAATGGAAAAACAAGGGCTTTGGCTTTTTAAATATCGCAGCTTTTTACCGCTGTTTCTTTTAGGATTCGGGCTATCTTATTATTTATGGAGTAAAGTACACCATATCCGACCTTTTCCTGAAAACTCAAGGTCTGAAGAATGGTTCTTATATGCCTGCATGATTGTATCGTTTTTAGGATTGTTAATGCGTGTTTATATTGTAGGACATACTCCGGTAAATACATCCGGTCGCAATACTTCAGAAGGTCAGGTTGCTGACTCTATCAATCAAACAGGCATGTATTCTATGGTTCGTCATCCTTTGTATGTTGGTAATTTTATTATGTGGCTTGGCATTGCTCTTTTTACTGCAAGCATCTGGTTTGTATTGTTGTTTATTGCTGTTTATTGGTTGTACTACGAGCGTATAATGTATGCCGAAGAACAATTTATGAGAAAGAAGTTCGGCAATGCCTATACCGACTGGGCCGAGAAAACACCGGCATTTATTCCTGAATTTTCAAATTACAAAAAGCCATCACTACCATTCAGCTGGAAGAAGGTACTTAAGAAAGAGAAGAATGGACTTGCTGCAATATTTATTGTATTCTTACTTTTTTATGCAGCCGGGCAATTAATAACCAACAATGTCATACAAAATAATTTTCTGATTTATGGAACAGCTTTCAGTATATTGTTTTATATAGTTATTAAAATTATCAGAAAACAAACTACATTACTACACGAAACCGGTCGATAGAAAAATTACAACTTCAATAATTTTTTATAAAGCTTTAAATAACTATTTGCCGTTTGCTCTACCGTAACCAGCAATTCTTCCTGTGGGCATTTTTCCAGTGATAGATATGCAAAAATAGTTTGCCGCATTTTAACTGAAATTATGAGGGAAATTATCAAAGGATAGTCACTTAATGCCAAATAAAGATCAAGGGCGTGGCTTATAATACTTCATTGCCGTAGGCATAAACTTATTTAAATCGTGAATACGTGTTTCATTGCTTGGGTGGGTACTTAATATTTCAGGAACTTTATTACCTGATACTGCCGCCATTCTTTTCCAGAAATCAGGAGCAATGGCAGGATTATAACCAGCCATTGCCATAAAAATCAATCCCAGTTTATCAGCTTCTGTTTCATGTAATCGTGAATATGGTAATAGTACACCAAGGTTTGCACCAACACCATATGCTGTATTAAATAACTGTCTTGTCTCTGCAGGCTTGTTAGTTAATGCAACATCTAATGCAAGTCCTCCTGTTGCAGCTAGCAACTGCTGACTCATTCTTTCATTGCCATGGCGTGCTATAGCATGTGCAATTTCATGGCCCATAACTAAGGCAAGACCTTCTTCATTTTTCGTTACCGGTAATAATCCGGAATAAACAACAACTTTCCCTCCCGGCATACACCATGCATTTACATCTTTACTGTCAACAAGGTTAAACTCCCAACGGTAGTCCTTTATTCTGTCGTAAAGGTTGTGGTCGCGCATATATTGAACAACAGCGTCCTTTACACGCTCTCCTACTTTTTTAACCATTTGAGCATCTGAGTTACTATTTACCACAGGAGGATGCTCTTTCAGAAAATCGTTATATGATGTTAAAGCCATAGCTACCATCTGCGACTCCGGAAGTAGATTAATTTGCTTACGCTCTGTTAAAGGAACATTACTACATGAAACAAAAAAAATAAGCAACAATATTTTTATACCTCTTTTCATGAGAATTAATATTTAATTATTTAAGTGTAAAAAATTGTTTTAGGTGTGCAGAAATTACAAATTCTGAATGAAAATAGATCATTCTACTTCTGCAGTAAGGCCGCGTTGAACTAATGCCTTACACATAGGTTGCAATACTTTTACCGAGCCATCCTTAACTGAGCATCGTCCATTGTTATGCACAATAATTGAACACTGCTCTGCTTGCTCTCT
This portion of the Bacteroidia bacterium genome encodes:
- a CDS encoding N-acetylglucosamine kinase, whose amino-acid sequence is MLLVADSGSTKTNWLLTDKNSFTTEIETIGFNPFFHNSDFILNELKKNQTLVQYADAIKDIKFFGSGCSSDDRKNIVVSAFKNMFPNAKLFVDHDMLGAALAACFNSAGLVAILGTGSNIAFWNGTHIHPTNHGLGYILGDEGSGSYFGRKLITHFLYGIMPDDLSKKFFQKYNMNKEMAIHHVYHQPGANVYLASFSKFLSDEAQHPYIQTLIYKGLLEFVETSVLAYPQHQNYPVHFIGSIAFHFKTILKQIADEKKFMVGKIIVRPVDELLAYFTQSPEK
- a CDS encoding isoprenylcysteine carboxylmethyltransferase family protein, with product MALQEEMEKQGLWLFKYRSFLPLFLLGFGLSYYLWSKVHHIRPFPENSRSEEWFLYACMIVSFLGLLMRVYIVGHTPVNTSGRNTSEGQVADSINQTGMYSMVRHPLYVGNFIMWLGIALFTASIWFVLLFIAVYWLYYERIMYAEEQFMRKKFGNAYTDWAEKTPAFIPEFSNYKKPSLPFSWKKVLKKEKNGLAAIFIVFLLFYAAGQLITNNVIQNNFLIYGTAFSILFYIVIKIIRKQTTLLHETGR
- a CDS encoding M48 family metallopeptidase — its product is MKRGIKILLLIFFVSCSNVPLTERKQINLLPESQMVAMALTSYNDFLKEHPPVVNSNSDAQMVKKVGERVKDAVVQYMRDHNLYDRIKDYRWEFNLVDSKDVNAWCMPGGKVVVYSGLLPVTKNEEGLALVMGHEIAHAIARHGNERMSQQLLAATGGLALDVALTNKPAETRQLFNTAYGVGANLGVLLPYSRLHETEADKLGLIFMAMAGYNPAIAPDFWKRMAAVSGNKVPEILSTHPSNETRIHDLNKFMPTAMKYYKPRP
- a CDS encoding ATP-dependent Clp protease adaptor ClpS, with the protein product MVKQAEQTKERKKSVSKDHHIVLYNDDFNTFDFVIESLIEICNHEREQAEQCSIIVHNNGRCSVKDGSVKVLQPMCKALVQRGLTAEVE